One genomic window of Dama dama isolate Ldn47 chromosome 7, ASM3311817v1, whole genome shotgun sequence includes the following:
- the LOC133059150 gene encoding actin-binding protein WASF1-like isoform X1 translates to MIKKEIQQDLDGDDLTRPPCWLMTRPPPSAPPGPEAALRPDPGPGEVPAAAAALPPALPEFVEPLFWQAPVLVTEASGQHFQDPGPAEPPKLYRLLPISRMPSSAYAAPQCHSPSLPLNGKIQSGAPNNSSSGLPHKGLRTPQPSLGKPWLLTWTHFIRKGMDVGSYNAGMRPAAGC, encoded by the exons atgataaaaaaggaaattcaacAGGATTTGGATGGGGATGACCTGACCCGTCCCCCATGCTGGTTAATGACGCGCCCGCCTCCCAGTGCtccaccaggaccggaggccgccttaaggccagatccagggccaggtgaagttcctgCAGCAGCCGCTGCTCTTCCGCCAGCTCtcccggagttcgtagagccgcTGTTTTGGCAGGCTCCCGTCctggtgacagaagcctctggccaacattTTCAGGATCCGGGTCCAGCCGAACCCCCCAAGCTATACCGGCTTCTCCCG atctcaaggatgccttcttctgcgtACGCTGCACCCCAGtgtcacagcccatctttgcctttgaatgggaagatccagtcaggagcaccaaacaacagctcatctggactcccccacaagggtttaagaactccccagccatctttggggaagccttggcttctgacctgGACTCATTTCATCCGGAAGGGTATGGATGTTGGCTCCTACAATGCGGGTATgagacctgctgctggctgctga
- the LOC133059150 gene encoding ankyrin repeat domain-containing protein 11-like isoform X2 codes for MIKKEIQQDLDGDDLTRPPCWLMTRPPPSAPPGPEAALRPDPGPGEVPAAAAALPPALPEFVEPLFWQAPVLVTEASGQHFQDPGPAEPPKLYRLLPEHQ; via the exons atgataaaaaaggaaattcaacAGGATTTGGATGGGGATGACCTGACCCGTCCCCCATGCTGGTTAATGACGCGCCCGCCTCCCAGTGCtccaccaggaccggaggccgccttaaggccagatccagggccaggtgaagttcctgCAGCAGCCGCTGCTCTTCCGCCAGCTCtcccggagttcgtagagccgcTGTTTTGGCAGGCTCCCGTCctggtgacagaagcctctggccaacattTTCAGGATCCGGGTCCAGCCGAACCCCCCAAGCTATACCGGCTTCTCCCG gagcaccagtga